The Candidatus Polarisedimenticolaceae bacterium genome includes a region encoding these proteins:
- a CDS encoding DUF456 family protein, which produces MAVALKIAGLLAIAIGFVGLFLPAIPGSILLFGGVLAIAAADGFARISVGTVVAVGVLSAAAFAVDYLAGVLGARTMGASKWGILGAMVGLVVGLPMGLLGIVLGPALGAVAAEYFLDRDLKRATKAGGGAFVGFLVGMLAKVALAFTILGIAGFAYFKD; this is translated from the coding sequence GTGGCTGTCGCGCTGAAGATCGCCGGTCTCCTCGCGATCGCGATCGGGTTCGTCGGGTTGTTCCTCCCCGCGATCCCGGGATCGATCCTGCTCTTCGGCGGCGTGCTCGCGATCGCCGCGGCGGACGGGTTCGCCAGGATCTCGGTCGGGACCGTCGTCGCGGTCGGGGTGTTGTCCGCCGCGGCGTTCGCGGTCGACTACCTCGCGGGGGTGCTGGGCGCGCGAACGATGGGTGCCTCGAAGTGGGGGATCCTCGGCGCGATGGTCGGGCTCGTCGTCGGGCTCCCGATGGGGCTGCTCGGCATCGTCCTCGGCCCCGCGCTCGGCGCCGTCGCGGCGGAGTACTTCCTGGATCGCGACCTGAAGCGCGCGACGAAGGCGGGGGGCGGGGCGTTCGTCGGATTCCTCGTCGGCATGCTCGCGAAGGTCGCCCTCGCGTTCACGATCCTCGGGATCGCCGGGTTCGCGTACTTCAAGGACTGA